CCAGCGCGGCGGGGTCGGGCTGGTGAACGTCAACCTCGGCGCCCGCCGCAATGAGAAGTCGCAGCGCGTCGCGGGCGTCCTGGCGCACCGCGAACATCAGCGCCGTGAAGCCGCCCGTCGAGGAAGCATCGACGGCAGCGCCGGCCTCGAGCAACAAGTTCATGACCGGGACGTGGTTCTCGGCGGCAGCCCACATCAGCGGGGTCTGGCCCCGCCAGGCATCCACCGCGTCGATGTCGGCCCCGCGGGCAAGCAGCGCCCTGACCGCGGCGACACGCCCGGTGCGCGCGCAAGTCAGGATCGGAGGCTCCCCGGTCGGCGCCAGATGCGGGTCCGCACCCGCGTCCAGCAGGCGCGCAACCACGGCGGTACCGGCGCTGGCGCAGGCAAGGGCGAGCGGGGTGGATCCATTCCGGTTGACGGCGTCGGGATCCGCGCCGGCATCGAGCAGCAGCCCGGTCAGTTCGGCGTCGTCGTCGTAGGCGGCCCAGTGCAGCGCGGCGGTGCCGTCCACCTGCGTCGCGTCGACGTCTACGCCGTCCTCCTGCAGCAGGCGCGCGACCGCGGCGCGATCACCTGCACGCGCCAGCTCCGGCAGCCGGGAATCGGGCTCGTTGGCCTGGAGCCCGGCGCTCGCGAGCGACAGCAGCAGGAGCAGTGACGCGAGCCTTTCTGGCTTTCCCATGGTGCATTGCCCGTTACGCTCGTCTGCCGAAGGCCGACCACACATGCACGGGGCCAGCTTGGCGCCGCGCGCAACACACGGAATCCCGCATCGTATCCGACCGGCGCTCGCACAATCAACGGTTGGCTGCCGCTTCAAAGCGCCGCGATCCGGGCACGCAGATCGACCACCGCGGTGTCCGGCAGCATGGTTATGCCATGGTCGACCTGACAGGCCTCGCGTGTGGGGCACACGATGAACAGGTGATCGAGCGCCAGCGTGTCCACGCGACCCAGTGATGACATAAGGCATACAATCCGCTACGCGTATCTCGTCCCGTTCGTCGAATCGGAAGCGGAGGTGTTTCTCAAGACCATCATCCCGAGTCGAGCGGCCGCGAAGCGGTACCTGGGAGAGTCATGATGGCGCAACTGACCAGGGAGGAACGGGAAATCGTCAAGGCCTTCGAGGCGGGTACGCTGCAGTCCCCGCCGGACCGGTCGGCGATCTTGAAGGCGCACCGCGAGTACGCTGCAGCGACGTTCCGCAAGGATCGGCGAGTGAACGTGAGGATTTCCAGCCGGGACCTGGATGCGCTCAGGAAAAGAGCCCTGTCGGAGGGCATCCCCTACCAGACTCTGATCTCCAGCGTGCTCCACAAGTATGTCGAGGGCACGCTGCGGCCGACCGGCTGAACGTGCGCTCGGCGTGCCGCACCAGCCCCCAAGCCGCGTCGTCCAGCAACGGCGGCCCGTCAGTCCGCGCGCTCGAACTCGCTCCACTGCGTCGTCGTGTTCCGGCGGGTGGTCCGGAACAGGACCCGCACGTGGAAGTAGATCTCGAATTCGGTGTCCAGCCAGACGTCTCCCGCGACGGGCCGGCGTTCGAGGCGCCCGGTGGCGTCGGAAATGGAGCCGATGATGCCCCACCAGAGGCGCACGCGGTCCATCAACTGGAAGCTGACCCGCGCGATCTCGTAGGTCTCGGTGTCGATCCAGACCTCGCCCCGCGACCGGTTCAGGGCGTGGTCGATCCGCCTGCGCACCGGGAGCCTCCCCGGCCGGGGCTCGAACGTGATGACGTGGCTGGGGCGACCCCGCAGGTCCTGCACCCCGTCCAGCCTGGCCGTGTACCGGCCGATCAGCTCTTCGTCGAACCTGATCTCGTTCTCCTCCGCTTCCCGCTCGCGCGCCGCCCGCTTCTCCGGGTCGTCGATCTCGACCTGGAATTCCTCCCAGCGCCGCTCCTGCTCGCGCCGCCCGCGCGCGTCGATCGGTTCGCCGTCCCTGGCCATCAGCCGGGCGAACAGGGCGCCCTGGTAAGGCTCCACCTGGTAGCGCAGCGTCTCGTCGTCGGTGACCTCGCCGTCCCCGTCGAACCGCTGGACGCGCCGGGTCATCGCACGCCGGTAGCGGGTCTCGAAACCCTCCTCCTCGGCCCAGGCCGCGCGTTCGAGGCCCCGGTCGATGATCTCGCGCAGCGCCGGGTCCTCGGGGTCCGGCGGGACGGTCTGGTTGCCGGCGACGCCGAGGACCGCGAATCCGGCGACGAAGGCGACGGTCAGGAACCAGGAAGACGGCGAAGGTCTGTGCTGCATGGGCGTGTGTGAGCGTACCCCGGGATCCTATCGCTCGGACCGGCCGGCGCTCAGTCGGTCCGCAGCGCCACGATGGGACTGACCCTACTGGCGCGGCGGGCCGGCAGCCAGGCTGCGAGAAGGGCCACGGCGCCGAGCACCAGCGGCACGCCGACGAACGTCAGCGGGTCGAGCGCGTCGACCTCGAACAGCAGCCCGCCCAGCAGGCGGGTCGCGGCGACGGCGAGCGCCAGACCGAGCGCGCCGCCGAGGACCACCAGCTTGAGACCGCTGGTGACGAGCAGCCGGACGACGCGGCCACCGTCGGCGCCGAGCGCCTGCCGGATGCCGATCTCGCGCGTCCGCCAGGCGACGCCGTAGCTGACCACCCCGTAGAGGCCGACCGCGGCCAGCGCCAGCGCCAGCACCGCGAACGCCGACAGGATGAAGGCGGAGAGCTGCTGGGGCAGCCGCATCAGCGCCAGGTGGCGCTCCATCGTCTTCGTCTCGAGGACCCGCAGGTCGGGATCCAGCGCGCGGCCGGCGGCCAGCAGGGCGAGCGCGGCCCGCTCCGGGTCGAGGGACGTCCTCGCCACGACGGTCAGCGACGGCGTGAACCGTTGCGAGTACGGCAGATAGACCATGTTGCGGGGCGACTCGCCGAGCTGCCTCACCTTCGCGTCGCTCGCCACGCCGACGACCAGCCAGGGGGGAGCGTCGCCGCGCCGCCGGACGAGCCGGCCGACCGCGTCGCCGTCCGTCCAGAAGCGCCGGGCCATCGCGTCGCTGACGATGACCACGGGCCGGGTGTCCGGCCGGTCGGCGTCGTGGAAGTTGCGCCCGCGGACGATCTCGATGCCGGCCGCCGCGAAGAACCCCGGC
Above is a window of Acidobacteriota bacterium DNA encoding:
- a CDS encoding antitoxin, encoding MAQLTREEREIVKAFEAGTLQSPPDRSAILKAHREYAAATFRKDRRVNVRISSRDLDALRKRALSEGIPYQTLISSVLHKYVEGTLRPTG